Genomic DNA from bacterium:
CCATTTTGGCGTTATATGTAAAAATATTTCCGGTCAATTTCAATCAGAAGATTTCCTTGAGACACCTTTTTGCTTGCTTTTTTTATAAAAAATCTTACTCTTATAGTAGGACATTATCTATGAATTATCTGCGCAAAATAATTTTCCTTACCGTTTTGGCGGCCTATGTATCGGTTTCGTATGCCGTGTTGGTCAATTTCAATATTCCGGTATGCGTCGTCAATGCCGAAACGATATACCGGATGGACGGCAACGAGACCAAAGCGCCGCCGAAGCTGAAATGGATGTACCGCCGGCATTTGCCGATGGTCAAGTCAGTATCGGTACCCATTGCCGACTGTGCCGTTCCTTTTATTTATCATACGCCGGATGTAGAATACGTCTGCATGACGCATTCGGTTAGCTTCACATTCATCACTGCATTTTATTATTCTATTTCTGCCCGCGCTCCGCCTCAAGCGTGAGATTCCTCATTACATTAATTTAATCAAGCTCGTCAAATTTTTTACGACTGCAGGGTACGTATCTGCTGGCTAATCCGCAGAAGGAGGAATCATGAGTACCAATGCCGCTAAACCATCGGGAAAATCTGAAGGTACGTCGATGGAATTTAAACTCTTATTGTTTATCATCGCGTCAGGAATAGTTGCCGTTATTATCAAAATGATAATTTAATCGAAACAAATCATTGCCAAATTTCCGCGGGCCTTGATTGGCTCGCGGGAATCATGGTTCATAATATACAGGAAAGGAGGCCGTCATGATCAGCCTTACTCCACCTTTGATGGTTTCAAACCAACGTAAGACATTTCATTACAAAGCATATTCATTGCAAAATTATATGGAAATTCCTCACATCAAGAAACTGACTGAGGATGAACGATGGGCTATCGAAGTGGTGGGACACGTTTTGCCTTTCAAGACAAACAACTACGTTGTCGATCAATTAATTCGCTGGAAAGACGTTCCGCACGATCCTATGTTCCGCCTCACCTTCCCGCAACGTGACATGCTGCTGCCGCATCATTTTGACGAAATGGAAAAAGCTTTGCAATTAGGCGATCGTGAAATCATCAAACAAACAGCCAATCGCATACGTTTGCAACTTAATCCGCATCCCGCCGGACAATTGGAACACAACGTACCGGTATTGGATGGCGAACGTTTGCACGGAATGCAGCACAAATACCGTGAAACTGTTTTATTTTTTCCAAGTCAGGGTCAGACATGTCACGCGTATTGTTCGTTTTGTTTCCGATGGCCGCAATTTGTCGGAATGGAGAATTTCAAATTCGCCGCACGCGAGGCGGATCAATTGGTTCGTTATCTTCAGGCACATCCGGAAGTGACGGACATACTTTTTACCGGCGGAGATCCAATGATTATGAAAGCCCGCAATCTGGCAGCTTATATCGAGCCGATTTTAGCGGCGGATTTACCGAATGTCAAACGTATCCGCATCGGTACGAAAGCGCTGAGTTACTGGCCTTATAAATTTGTCACGGACGACGATGCCAAAGAAACGCTGTCGCTGCTGAAAAAAATCGTAAAGTCCGGTAAAC
This window encodes:
- a CDS encoding lysine 2,3-aminomutase, producing MVSNQRKTFHYKAYSLQNYMEIPHIKKLTEDERWAIEVVGHVLPFKTNNYVVDQLIRWKDVPHDPMFRLTFPQRDMLLPHHFDEMEKALQLGDREIIKQTANRIRLQLNPHPAGQLEHNVPVLDGERLHGMQHKYRETVLFFPSQGQTCHAYCSFCFRWPQFVGMENFKFAAREADQLVRYLQAHPEVTDILFTGGDPMIMKARNLAAYIEPILAADLPNVKRIRIGTKALSYWPYKFVTDDDAKETLSLLKKIVKSGKHLAIMAHFNHPKELSTSIVRKAIRKVRDTGAEIRTQSPVLRHINDTPQIWSDMWNEQVNLGCIPYYMFVVRDTGAQHYFGIPLVKAWEIFRDAYQRVSGLSRTVRGPSMSAGPGKIQVLGVNELGGQKIIVMRFLQGRNPNWVQRPFFAKYDEFAMWLDELAPAEGERFFFEDELEKYYKRQAV